Proteins co-encoded in one Bacillus infantis NRRL B-14911 genomic window:
- a CDS encoding arylamine N-acetyltransferase family protein — MNIDRYLARIQADKKETGLDALAQLQKSHMQRVPFENLDVIRKVPIRLDTDQFYKKVVENSRGGFCYELNGLFQTLLSEMGYSSSLISCTVKTPAGWARENSHAAILVYLDQPYLTDVGFGDSARQPIPLDGTEKEDASGNYKVRDLGDGRYDLMHNDGGEWQIKYRFSDKKRSLDFFQDSCKFNQTSAESPFTKDDIITIASENGRITLSGNTLVRTENGEKIKTDLDKGAKREALKVFFGITEA, encoded by the coding sequence ATGAATATAGACCGCTACCTGGCCAGGATACAGGCCGATAAAAAGGAGACGGGGCTTGATGCTCTGGCACAGCTGCAAAAAAGCCATATGCAAAGGGTACCTTTTGAAAATCTCGATGTCATCAGGAAGGTCCCGATCAGATTGGATACAGATCAGTTTTACAAAAAAGTGGTGGAAAACAGCAGGGGCGGTTTCTGCTATGAGCTGAACGGCCTCTTCCAAACCCTTCTCTCAGAGATGGGCTATAGCTCTTCCCTCATCTCCTGTACTGTCAAAACACCTGCCGGATGGGCCAGGGAAAACAGCCATGCTGCCATACTTGTCTATCTTGACCAGCCCTATTTGACTGATGTAGGCTTCGGGGACTCAGCAAGGCAGCCCATCCCGCTTGACGGCACTGAAAAGGAGGATGCGAGCGGGAATTATAAAGTCAGGGATCTGGGAGACGGCCGCTATGATTTGATGCATAATGACGGCGGGGAATGGCAGATTAAGTACCGGTTTTCTGATAAAAAAAGAAGCCTGGATTTCTTCCAGGATTCCTGCAAATTTAATCAAACATCAGCAGAATCGCCATTCACCAAAGATGATATCATTACTATCGCATCAGAGAACGGGCGAATCACGCTTTCAGGGAACACGCTTGTAAGAACAGAAAACGGAGAAAAGATTAAAACAGATTTAGACAAAGGTGCAAAACGGGAGGCGCTGAAAGTGTTCTTTGGCATCACAGAGGCATAG
- a CDS encoding HD domain-containing phosphohydrolase translates to MGIINEDRFIETVHMKGLQISLLASGDGTEVIYHKLQPGTRWGLEPQDGWDALEFLQILSGGLKVLSHNHLKDLQAGDSFHECPIKDHYFFESIGETEFLFITSQPVFHFYSKISNELKELAVSIEEKDGYTKDHCDRIKTMATLVGEKAGLTSKQLMRLNLASFLHDIGKVKIPISILQKPGKLTSEEWELMKLHTVFGKQILVETKLPSLIEASKIVEQHHERFDGLGYPYNLQGDQISTEASIISVVDAFDAMTTNRIYQSARTREEAFEEILRCRGTMYNPYIVDIFLSLKDKI, encoded by the coding sequence GTGGGCATTATAAATGAAGATCGTTTCATTGAAACAGTCCACATGAAAGGCTTGCAGATCTCCCTCCTCGCATCTGGTGATGGTACGGAGGTTATTTATCATAAGCTGCAGCCGGGAACAAGGTGGGGATTAGAACCTCAAGACGGATGGGACGCCTTAGAGTTTTTGCAGATTCTTTCAGGTGGGTTAAAGGTGCTTTCACATAATCACCTAAAAGATCTACAGGCTGGAGACTCGTTTCATGAATGCCCTATCAAAGATCATTACTTTTTTGAATCTATTGGGGAAACAGAATTTTTATTTATCACTTCTCAACCGGTATTCCATTTTTATAGCAAAATATCTAATGAGTTGAAGGAGCTTGCTGTTTCAATAGAGGAGAAAGACGGATACACGAAAGATCACTGTGATAGGATTAAAACAATGGCTACTCTTGTTGGGGAGAAGGCAGGATTAACTTCCAAACAACTTATGAGGCTGAACTTGGCCAGCTTTTTACATGATATAGGTAAAGTTAAAATTCCGATAAGTATACTTCAAAAACCAGGGAAATTAACTTCTGAAGAATGGGAGTTAATGAAGCTTCACACTGTATTTGGTAAACAAATATTAGTAGAGACCAAGTTGCCTAGCTTAATTGAGGCATCAAAAATTGTTGAACAACACCATGAGAGGTTTGACGGGTTGGGCTACCCCTACAACTTACAAGGGGATCAGATTTCAACAGAGGCTTCTATAATTTCGGTTGTTGATGCTTTCGATGCTATGACTACCAATAGAATCTACCAAAGTGCAAGAACACGTGAAGAAGCTTTTGAAGAAATACTTAGATGCCGAGGAACTATGTACAATCCGTACATTGTAGATATATTCCTAAGTTTAAAAGATAAAATATAA
- a CDS encoding peroxiredoxin family protein → MVRKLINLMAFLLLVHISGLLPLNAAKADLPGLAVGTEALDFQLKDLQGQSVKLSDFRGKKVMLNFWAPWCPPCKQEMPEMQKFHEAAGNEISILAVNIDPQYNSAKFIEKMGITFPILLDGKDEVNTKYKVMTVPTTYFIDEKGIIRDKYLSAMEAETMWEMTEKMK, encoded by the coding sequence ATGGTCAGAAAACTAATAAATCTGATGGCCTTCTTACTGCTTGTGCATATATCAGGCCTATTGCCGCTGAATGCTGCTAAAGCGGACTTGCCCGGTCTTGCAGTTGGTACAGAGGCACTTGATTTTCAGCTGAAGGATCTTCAGGGGCAGTCTGTTAAGCTCTCTGATTTCCGCGGAAAAAAGGTCATGCTCAATTTCTGGGCTCCATGGTGCCCTCCCTGCAAACAGGAGATGCCTGAGATGCAAAAATTCCATGAAGCAGCAGGGAATGAGATCAGCATCCTGGCTGTCAATATCGATCCGCAATACAATTCAGCAAAATTTATTGAGAAAATGGGAATTACCTTTCCGATCCTTCTGGATGGAAAAGACGAGGTGAATACCAAGTATAAAGTCATGACGGTTCCTACAACTTATTTTATTGACGAAAAAGGTATAATCCGGGATAAATATTTATCGGCGATGGAAGCAGAAACCATGTGGGAAATGACTGAAAAAATGAAATGA
- a CDS encoding L-threonine 3-dehydrogenase, with translation MKKIFITGALGQIGSELTIKLRNIYGTDNVIATDIRRNDSEAAQSGPFEIVDVTDAKSMFDTAKKHNADTVIHMAALLSATAEANPVFAWNLNMGGLMNALEAARELNSQFFTPSSIGAFGPSTPKDSTPQDTIQRPTTMYGVNKVAGELLCDYYFHKFGLDTRGLRFPGLISYVTPPGGGTTDYAVEIYYKAIEEGKYTSYIDKGTYMDMMYMPDALDAIISLMEADAGRLKHRNSFNVAAMSFAPEEIAEAIRQHIPSFELSYEVDPVRQAIADSWPNSIDCTAAKDEWGFKAEYDLAKMTADMLEKLKVTTVK, from the coding sequence ATGAAAAAGATCTTTATTACAGGTGCTCTTGGCCAGATCGGTTCAGAGCTGACTATCAAGCTTAGAAACATATATGGTACCGATAATGTCATTGCAACAGATATCCGAAGGAATGATTCTGAGGCGGCCCAGTCTGGCCCTTTTGAAATCGTGGATGTTACGGATGCGAAATCTATGTTTGATACAGCAAAGAAGCATAATGCAGATACAGTCATCCATATGGCAGCCTTGCTGTCTGCGACGGCTGAGGCAAATCCGGTTTTTGCATGGAACCTAAATATGGGCGGGCTTATGAATGCACTGGAAGCTGCACGGGAACTGAACAGCCAGTTCTTTACGCCAAGCTCAATTGGCGCTTTCGGCCCGTCTACACCTAAGGATTCCACTCCGCAGGACACCATTCAGCGTCCAACGACCATGTACGGGGTCAATAAAGTTGCCGGCGAACTCCTTTGCGATTATTATTTTCATAAATTCGGCCTGGATACGAGAGGCTTGCGCTTCCCCGGCCTGATTTCATATGTGACTCCTCCAGGCGGCGGAACTACCGACTATGCTGTAGAAATCTATTATAAAGCGATCGAAGAAGGCAAGTACACTTCCTATATCGACAAAGGGACTTATATGGATATGATGTATATGCCGGATGCCCTTGATGCGATTATCAGTTTGATGGAAGCTGATGCAGGCCGGCTCAAGCACCGCAACTCATTCAATGTTGCGGCAATGAGCTTTGCGCCTGAAGAGATTGCTGAAGCTATCCGTCAGCATATTCCTTCATTTGAGCTCAGCTATGAAGTGGATCCTGTCCGCCAGGCGATTGCTGACAGCTGGCCCAACTCTATTGATTGTACCGCAGCAAAAGATGAATGGGGTTTTAAGGCTGAATACGATCTTGCTAAAATGACGGCAGATATGCTGGAAAAGCTAAAAGTTACAACAGTAAAATAA
- the sspO gene encoding small acid-soluble spore protein O, with protein sequence MAKRKANHVRPGMNAAKSQGQGAGFNEEFSNEPLTEAQKQNNKKRKKNQ encoded by the coding sequence TTGGCGAAACGAAAAGCAAATCATGTACGTCCAGGCATGAACGCAGCTAAAAGCCAGGGTCAGGGCGCCGGGTTTAATGAGGAATTTTCAAATGAGCCATTGACAGAAGCGCAGAAACAAAACAATAAAAAACGCAAGAAAAACCAGTAA
- the mtnA gene encoding S-methyl-5-thioribose-1-phosphate isomerase, with the protein MEQTFLQSVTYDNGTLYILDQTLLPAVTEFLEITKVEDAWDAIKQLKVRGAPAIGIAAAYGLVLAANKAPEVDFSSFYKNFKENLEYLASSRPTAVNLFWALQRMDERALAEKDQPVALIKKKLEEEAHQIRKEDEEVCRMIGIHGLALLKDGMGVLTHCNAGGIATARYGTALAPFYLAKEKGWELKVYADETRPLLQGARLTAWELQQAGIDVTLITDSMAAMIMQKGMAEAVFVGCDRVAANGDTANKIGTYGLALLAKAHNIPFYVAAPTSTIDMKTESGDAIPIEMRGSEEITHGFGKNTAPDGVKVFNPAFDVTPAELITAIITEKGIIQGNYSEELKKLFHS; encoded by the coding sequence GTGGAACAGACATTCCTTCAATCCGTTACATATGATAACGGCACATTATATATATTGGATCAGACCCTGCTGCCAGCGGTCACAGAATTTCTTGAAATCACCAAGGTGGAGGATGCGTGGGACGCAATCAAGCAGCTGAAAGTCAGAGGTGCTCCGGCCATAGGGATTGCCGCTGCCTACGGACTTGTTCTGGCTGCCAATAAGGCTCCTGAGGTGGATTTCTCATCGTTTTACAAAAATTTTAAAGAAAATCTCGAGTACCTGGCGAGTTCCCGTCCTACTGCCGTTAACCTATTCTGGGCCTTGCAGAGGATGGATGAGCGTGCCCTGGCGGAAAAAGACCAGCCAGTTGCCTTGATAAAGAAAAAGCTTGAGGAAGAGGCACACCAGATCAGGAAAGAGGATGAGGAGGTATGCCGCATGATCGGCATCCACGGGCTTGCCCTCTTGAAGGATGGGATGGGGGTCCTGACACATTGCAATGCAGGCGGCATTGCAACTGCGAGATACGGTACAGCACTGGCGCCTTTCTATCTTGCCAAGGAAAAGGGCTGGGAACTAAAAGTGTATGCAGATGAAACGCGGCCGCTCCTTCAAGGCGCAAGGCTGACGGCATGGGAGCTCCAGCAGGCAGGCATTGATGTGACTCTTATCACAGACAGCATGGCTGCCATGATCATGCAAAAGGGAATGGCAGAAGCTGTCTTTGTCGGCTGTGACAGGGTGGCCGCCAATGGGGACACTGCCAATAAAATTGGGACATACGGGCTTGCCCTGCTGGCCAAAGCACATAATATCCCTTTTTACGTAGCTGCGCCTACATCAACCATTGACATGAAAACAGAATCAGGAGATGCTATCCCGATTGAAATGAGAGGCTCCGAAGAAATTACGCATGGTTTCGGCAAAAACACGGCACCGGACGGAGTTAAGGTTTTTAATCCGGCATTTGATGTGACACCTGCTGAGCTGATTACAGCCATCATCACTGAAAAAGGGATCATTCAAGGGAATTATTCTGAAGAGCTGAAGAAGCTGTTCCATTCATAA
- a CDS encoding glycine C-acetyltransferase — translation MSSKTLDSFLNENLEDLKSRGLYNVIDPLESPNGPMIKINGRELINLSSNNYLGLATSDRLKSAAKKAIDTYGVGAGAVRTINGTMDIHIKLEEKLAEFKHTEAAIAYQSGFNCNMAAISAVMDKNDAILSDELNHASIIDGCRLSRAKIIRFNHSDMEDLRAKAKEATESGQYNKVMVITDGVFSMDGDIAKLPEIVEIAEEFDLITYVDDAHGSGVLGKGAGTVKHFGLSDKVDFQIGTLSKAIGVVGGYVAGKKQLIDWLKVRSRPFLFSTSLTPADVAACIESISILMESTELNEKLWENADYLKKGLKELGFNIGDSETPITPCIIGDEVATQEFSKKLNDEGVYAKSIVFPTVPRGTGRVRNMPTAAHTKDMLDQALSIYKKVGKEMGII, via the coding sequence ATGTCCAGCAAAACTTTGGATAGCTTTTTAAATGAAAATCTCGAGGATCTTAAAAGCAGGGGCCTTTACAATGTAATTGACCCGCTGGAAAGCCCTAACGGACCCATGATTAAAATAAATGGCAGAGAATTGATCAACTTATCCTCTAATAATTACCTGGGCCTTGCTACCAGCGACAGGCTTAAAAGTGCTGCCAAAAAAGCAATTGATACATACGGTGTAGGAGCAGGTGCTGTCAGGACAATCAACGGCACAATGGATATCCATATCAAATTGGAAGAAAAACTGGCAGAATTCAAGCATACAGAAGCAGCCATCGCTTACCAGTCAGGCTTTAACTGTAATATGGCTGCCATCTCTGCAGTCATGGACAAAAATGATGCTATTCTTTCCGATGAACTGAACCATGCTTCCATCATTGACGGCTGCAGGCTGTCCCGCGCAAAGATCATCCGCTTCAATCACTCAGATATGGAAGATTTGCGTGCAAAAGCAAAGGAAGCGACAGAGTCAGGACAATATAATAAAGTCATGGTAATCACAGACGGAGTATTCTCCATGGATGGAGATATTGCGAAGCTCCCTGAAATCGTGGAAATTGCCGAAGAGTTCGACCTGATCACTTATGTTGATGATGCACATGGATCTGGTGTGCTCGGCAAAGGTGCAGGTACAGTTAAGCATTTTGGCTTATCCGATAAAGTGGACTTCCAAATCGGTACGCTCTCCAAGGCCATCGGTGTTGTCGGCGGATATGTGGCCGGCAAGAAACAGCTGATTGACTGGCTGAAAGTGAGAAGCCGTCCATTCCTATTTTCGACTTCACTTACACCTGCTGATGTAGCTGCATGCATCGAATCCATCAGCATCCTAATGGAAAGCACTGAGCTGAATGAGAAGCTTTGGGAAAATGCCGATTATCTGAAAAAAGGTCTGAAGGAGCTCGGCTTCAATATTGGAGACAGTGAAACGCCTATCACTCCTTGCATCATCGGGGATGAAGTGGCTACCCAGGAATTCAGCAAAAAATTGAATGATGAAGGTGTCTATGCTAAATCAATCGTGTTCCCGACTGTTCCGCGGGGCACTGGGCGTGTCCGCAACATGCCGACAGCCGCGCATACAAAGGATATGCTGGATCAGGCACTTTCGATCTATAAGAAGGTCGGCAAGGAAATGGGTATTATCTAA
- a CDS encoding Hsp20/alpha crystallin family protein, with product MGRNSEDNPFKEMEKWLEHFFLDPLTSYLDQSAFRIDIFETDAEYIVEALLTDYTAAMLSVILNGHELIIRAEKDKETVSREVDFPFLLTDKQVTSRFSCGILEIFISKTSKGSGKDRRVPIQ from the coding sequence ATGGGAAGAAACAGCGAAGATAATCCATTCAAGGAAATGGAAAAATGGCTGGAGCATTTCTTTCTTGATCCGCTGACATCTTATCTTGATCAGTCGGCATTCCGGATCGACATTTTTGAGACAGATGCGGAATATATTGTGGAAGCTCTGCTGACAGATTATACAGCGGCGATGCTTTCTGTTATATTAAACGGCCATGAGCTGATCATCAGGGCTGAGAAAGATAAGGAAACAGTCAGCCGGGAAGTCGATTTTCCATTCCTTTTAACAGACAAACAGGTCACCTCCCGATTTTCCTGCGGCATACTGGAAATTTTCATTTCAAAGACCAGTAAAGGTTCCGGCAAAGATCGCAGGGTGCCTATACAATAA
- the selA gene encoding L-seryl-tRNA(Sec) selenium transferase, which produces MNNILRQIPPVHELQRDERALSLQERLGLEPARFAELIKMALDSVRQAIISERYSGPEPGSPEFLARLFNDIEAAAEQKYSFALQKVINATGTILHTNLGRARLSETAVEHMASIARNYSNLEYNLEKGSRGSRHDLVEGLIKDITGAEAAMIVNNNAAAVFLVLRALASDSEVIVSRGELVEIGGSFRISSIMEESGARLVEVGTTNKTHLRDYQEAVTEATAMLMKVHTSNFKIMGFTKSVSASELAEEASKSGLIYYEDLGSGVLYDYSKHGIGEEPVVSEVLKAGASIVSFSGDKLLGGPQAGIIAGRKELIDKLKKHQLARVLRVDKMTLAALEATLSAYIKDEKTLLGIPVIRDMLADKEEIKVRTETFAEAVRLLCPGSEVKVMESTSMVGGGTMPDVELPTYAAAIRMPGISADDLAVRLREHQGTPIIARIRQEETIFDLRTVSEEEAEIISACLGRIAKGLSPE; this is translated from the coding sequence GTGAACAATATTCTCAGACAAATTCCCCCTGTACACGAGCTGCAGAGGGATGAAAGGGCGCTCAGCCTGCAGGAAAGGCTGGGGCTTGAGCCTGCACGATTTGCCGAACTGATCAAGATGGCGCTTGACTCAGTAAGACAGGCGATTATCTCAGAGAGGTACAGCGGCCCTGAACCGGGAAGCCCGGAATTTCTGGCCCGTTTATTTAATGATATAGAAGCTGCCGCTGAGCAAAAATACAGCTTTGCCTTACAAAAAGTAATCAATGCAACAGGCACCATTCTTCACACCAATTTAGGAAGAGCAAGGCTGTCAGAGACTGCTGTTGAACATATGGCCAGCATTGCCAGGAATTATTCCAATCTAGAATACAATTTGGAAAAAGGCAGCAGGGGATCCCGCCATGACCTCGTGGAAGGTTTGATAAAGGATATTACGGGTGCAGAAGCGGCGATGATCGTCAATAATAATGCGGCTGCCGTATTCCTCGTTCTGAGGGCATTGGCTTCTGACAGCGAGGTCATTGTTTCCCGGGGAGAGCTTGTTGAAATTGGGGGTTCTTTTCGAATTTCATCCATCATGGAGGAATCTGGGGCCAGGCTGGTAGAAGTGGGAACAACGAATAAAACCCATCTCCGGGATTATCAGGAAGCAGTGACTGAGGCGACCGCAATGCTGATGAAGGTGCATACGAGCAACTTCAAGATCATGGGCTTTACTAAAAGTGTCTCTGCCAGTGAACTGGCAGAAGAAGCTTCAAAGAGCGGGCTGATTTATTACGAAGATCTCGGAAGCGGGGTTCTGTATGATTACAGCAAGCATGGAATCGGGGAAGAGCCTGTGGTAAGCGAGGTGCTGAAAGCCGGCGCAAGCATCGTGTCGTTCAGCGGTGATAAGCTCCTGGGTGGGCCCCAGGCAGGCATCATCGCCGGCCGTAAAGAACTGATCGATAAGCTCAAGAAGCATCAGCTGGCAAGAGTTCTAAGAGTCGATAAGATGACACTGGCGGCTTTGGAAGCGACGCTTTCGGCTTATATAAAAGACGAAAAAACCTTATTAGGAATTCCTGTCATAAGGGATATGCTTGCTGACAAGGAAGAAATCAAGGTGAGAACAGAAACATTTGCCGAAGCTGTACGTCTGCTGTGCCCCGGCTCTGAAGTGAAGGTGATGGAAAGCACCAGCATGGTCGGCGGGGGCACAATGCCGGATGTGGAGCTGCCGACCTATGCGGCAGCAATCAGAATGCCCGGCATTTCAGCTGATGATCTGGCTGTCAGGCTAAGGGAGCATCAGGGAACGCCCATCATTGCAAGAATTCGCCAGGAAGAAACGATATTCGATCTTCGGACCGTTTCCGAAGAAGAAGCAGAAATCATTTCTGCCTGTCTGGGCAGGATTGCAAAAGGCCTGTCTCCCGAGTAG
- the acnA gene encoding aconitate hydratase AcnA produces MSKNDVFNSRKSFELDGKRYHYYQLAALEKAGIGSVSRLPYSIKVLLESVLRQFDGRVITQEHVENLAKWGSDQVKEVDVPFKPSRVILQDFTGVPAVVDLASLRKAMADMGGDPDKINPEKPVDLVIDHSVQVDKYGTPDSLEANMVLEFERNAERYQFLSWAQKAFDNYRAVPPATGIVHQVNLEFLANVVHAVETPDGDFEAFPDSLVGTDSHTTMINGIGVLGWGVGGIEAEAGMLGQPSYFPVPEVVGVKLTGELPNGATATDLALKVTQVLRQQGVVGKFVEFFGSGVTALPLADRATIANMAPEYGATCGFFPVDSESLNYMRLTGRSEEQIKLVEKYCRENGLFFDPSLEPVYTEVVEINLAEIEANLSGPKRPQDLIPLSAMKEEFNQALTAPQGNQGFGLSKKEINKEVTVDFQNGDSTKMKTGAIAIAAITSCTNTSNPYVLVGAGLVAKKAVELGLEVPKYVKTSLAPGSKVVTGYLRDSGLLPYLEQIGFNLVGYGCTTCIGNSGPLREEIEKAVADSDLLVTSVLSGNRNFEGRIHPLVKGNYLASPPLVVAYALAGTVDIDLQNESLGKDKDGNDVFFKDIWPSTAEVNEVVSRTVTPELFKKEYEHVFSDNERWNEIQTSNEPLYSFDENSTYIQNPPFFEGLTPNADEVKPLNGLRVVGKFGDSVTTDHISPAGAIGKDTPAGRYLRENGVEPRDFNSYGSRRGNHEVMMRGTFANIRIRNQVAPGTEGGFTTYWPTGEVTSIYDACMKYKEDGTGLAVLAGKDYGMGSSRDWAAKGTNLLGIKTVIAESYERIHRSNLVLMGVLPLQFKAGENAEVLGLTGKETFDVQIDENVRPRDFVKVTATDEDGNRLTFEVLVRFDSEVEIDYYRHGGILQMVLRERLKN; encoded by the coding sequence ATGTCTAAAAATGATGTTTTTAATTCAAGGAAATCATTTGAACTAGACGGTAAACGCTATCATTACTATCAATTAGCAGCTTTGGAAAAAGCAGGAATCGGCAGCGTATCAAGGTTGCCTTATTCCATTAAAGTATTGCTTGAGTCTGTCCTGCGCCAGTTTGACGGACGGGTTATTACACAAGAGCATGTAGAGAACCTGGCAAAATGGGGATCTGACCAAGTGAAGGAAGTAGACGTTCCTTTCAAGCCTTCACGCGTCATCCTTCAGGATTTCACAGGCGTTCCTGCGGTTGTTGACCTTGCTTCATTAAGGAAAGCAATGGCTGACATGGGCGGAGATCCTGACAAAATTAATCCGGAGAAGCCGGTCGACCTGGTTATCGACCACTCAGTGCAGGTTGATAAGTACGGTACACCTGATTCCCTGGAAGCAAATATGGTTCTTGAATTTGAACGTAATGCCGAGCGTTATCAGTTCCTTAGCTGGGCACAGAAAGCATTTGACAACTACCGTGCTGTTCCGCCGGCAACCGGGATCGTTCACCAGGTTAACCTGGAATTCCTTGCAAACGTGGTTCATGCAGTTGAAACGCCGGATGGCGATTTTGAAGCTTTCCCTGATTCACTCGTAGGTACGGATTCCCATACAACCATGATCAACGGTATCGGCGTACTTGGCTGGGGTGTAGGCGGAATTGAAGCTGAAGCAGGAATGCTAGGCCAGCCTTCTTATTTCCCTGTGCCTGAAGTAGTAGGGGTTAAGCTGACTGGTGAGCTTCCAAACGGAGCTACAGCAACAGACCTTGCGCTTAAGGTGACACAGGTTCTTCGCCAGCAGGGAGTTGTCGGCAAATTCGTCGAGTTCTTCGGATCAGGTGTAACGGCACTGCCGCTTGCTGACCGTGCGACAATTGCCAACATGGCACCTGAATATGGTGCAACTTGCGGATTCTTCCCGGTTGATTCAGAATCACTCAACTACATGCGTCTGACAGGCAGATCTGAAGAGCAGATCAAGCTTGTTGAAAAGTACTGCAGAGAGAATGGATTGTTCTTCGATCCTTCACTTGAACCGGTATACACTGAAGTAGTTGAGATCAATCTCGCTGAAATTGAAGCAAACCTTTCCGGTCCTAAACGCCCGCAGGATTTGATTCCTCTTTCTGCCATGAAAGAAGAGTTCAATCAGGCGCTTACGGCTCCTCAAGGGAACCAGGGCTTCGGTTTAAGCAAGAAAGAGATCAATAAAGAAGTAACCGTTGATTTCCAAAATGGGGATTCAACAAAAATGAAAACAGGTGCTATCGCCATTGCTGCGATTACCAGCTGTACAAATACTTCAAATCCATATGTGCTTGTCGGCGCCGGCCTTGTAGCTAAGAAAGCGGTCGAGCTTGGCCTTGAAGTGCCTAAATATGTAAAAACTTCTCTTGCACCTGGATCTAAGGTAGTTACAGGCTATCTGCGTGATTCCGGATTGCTTCCATACCTTGAGCAGATCGGCTTCAACCTGGTCGGTTACGGCTGCACAACCTGTATCGGAAACTCCGGGCCGCTGAGAGAGGAAATCGAGAAGGCAGTAGCTGACAGCGATCTTCTTGTCACTTCCGTCCTTTCAGGGAACAGAAACTTTGAAGGCCGTATCCACCCGCTTGTTAAAGGAAACTACCTGGCTTCACCGCCGCTGGTAGTGGCTTATGCATTGGCTGGAACTGTTGACATTGACCTTCAGAATGAATCACTCGGAAAAGACAAAGATGGAAACGACGTATTCTTCAAGGATATCTGGCCATCTACTGCTGAAGTCAACGAGGTTGTCAGCAGGACTGTAACACCTGAGCTTTTCAAGAAAGAATATGAGCATGTATTCAGCGACAACGAGCGCTGGAATGAAATCCAGACCAGCAATGAACCGCTGTATTCTTTCGATGAGAACTCAACTTACATCCAAAACCCGCCGTTCTTTGAAGGGCTTACGCCAAATGCGGATGAAGTCAAGCCGCTTAACGGACTGCGTGTAGTCGGCAAATTCGGCGACTCTGTTACAACTGACCATATCTCACCTGCAGGCGCAATCGGCAAGGATACTCCAGCAGGAAGATATCTGCGCGAAAACGGCGTTGAGCCGCGTGATTTCAACTCTTATGGCTCACGCCGCGGTAACCATGAAGTGATGATGCGCGGAACATTCGCGAACATCCGCATCCGCAACCAGGTTGCCCCTGGCACTGAAGGCGGCTTCACGACATACTGGCCGACTGGCGAAGTGACAAGCATCTATGATGCTTGCATGAAATACAAGGAAGATGGAACCGGCCTTGCCGTTCTTGCAGGCAAAGACTATGGAATGGGCTCTTCCCGTGACTGGGCTGCCAAAGGTACAAATCTTCTCGGCATCAAGACAGTCATTGCTGAGAGCTATGAGCGTATCCACCGTTCCAACCTTGTTCTTATGGGTGTCCTTCCGCTTCAATTCAAAGCAGGAGAAAATGCAGAGGTTCTTGGCCTGACTGGCAAGGAAACATTCGATGTACAGATTGATGAAAATGTAAGGCCGCGCGATTTCGTAAAGGTTACAGCGACAGACGAAGATGGAAACAGACTTACTTTTGAAGTGCTTGTCCGTTTTGATTCTGAAGTTGAAATCGACTACTACCGCCATGGCGGAATCCTGCAGATGGTTCTGCGCGAAAGACTGAAAAACTAA
- a CDS encoding FbpB family small basic protein has translation MRKPRKQTFAELVLENKRQLLKDQAAIDRIEVRLEEKRMGKAE, from the coding sequence ATGAGAAAACCTAGAAAACAGACATTTGCAGAGCTTGTCCTTGAAAACAAGCGCCAGCTTCTGAAAGATCAGGCTGCCATAGATCGCATTGAAGTAAGGCTTGAAGAAAAACGTATGGGCAAAGCTGAATAA
- a CDS encoding small acid-soluble spore protein P, whose product MNKNDSKDMHKNAPKGNNPGQPEPLSGSKKVKNRNHTRQKHNSGHDM is encoded by the coding sequence ATGAACAAAAACGACAGCAAAGATATGCACAAAAATGCCCCAAAAGGAAATAACCCGGGTCAGCCTGAACCGTTAAGCGGCTCCAAGAAAGTAAAAAACCGCAACCATACAAGACAAAAGCATAATTCAGGGCACGACATGTAA
- a CDS encoding acid-soluble spore protein N encodes MGNPKKDSSQFVPNHIGTKSRGFGGNKGKKMQDTSGKHAQVIQTKGE; translated from the coding sequence ATGGGCAATCCGAAAAAAGACAGCAGCCAGTTTGTGCCGAACCATATAGGAACCAAATCAAGAGGATTCGGCGGCAACAAAGGCAAGAAGATGCAGGATACATCAGGAAAGCACGCACAGGTCATTCAAACTAAAGGCGAATAG